One region of Melitaea cinxia chromosome 29, ilMelCinx1.1, whole genome shotgun sequence genomic DNA includes:
- the LOC123667671 gene encoding probable NADH dehydrogenase [ubiquinone] 1 alpha subcomplex subunit 12 codes for MSNSIAKILALDKIGTFFNIIRQNGGIRASLYKLYRQDELKDGRLVGEDQFGNKYYENPRYFYSRNRWVEYSDNFNMNYDGSQVPPEWFGWLHYKTDLLPHQDPSRPKYKWMMEYSENMSGTTGQYVPYSTTRPKIEPWVPKPKSDV; via the exons atgtcgAATTCAATCGCCAAAATACTGGCCCTAGATAAAATAGGcacatttttcaatattattcgACAGAATGGCGGTATTCGTGCGTCTCTGTACAAGTTGTACAG ACAAGATGAGCTGAAAGACGGGAGGCTGGTGGGTGAGGATCAGTTTGGCAACAAGTACTACGAGAACCCGCGCTACTTCTACAGCAGGAACCGATGGGTCGAGTACTCGGACAATTTCAACATGAACTACGACGGTAGCCAA GTCCCCCCTGAATGGTTTGGATGGCTCCATTATAAAACTGATCTTCTTCCCCACcag gaCCCAAGCAGACCAAAATACAAATGGATGATGGAGTATTCGGAAAATATGTCGGGAACCACAGGCCAGTATGTTCCATACAGCACGACAAGGCCTAAGATCGAACCCTGGGTCCCTAAACCTAAGAGCGACGTATAg
- the LOC123667856 gene encoding G patch domain-containing protein 4 has product MDFARKQLEKYGWSDGKGLGKNENGISEALKPKLKRSVTGIGYDAAADFTEHWWSALYDKAASNVQVEERNGKTKRMKRVDDKEFEITNSMWRLKRKNNNDSTEEYSESFVRTAVLGSGGSKTTKVKDSDSEEETDKKDALKLTDEELYAACEGRTAHKGARHGLRALGKLARIEQQEKQLLQQEKYNHFRAKNKSNDVDQVVEDTSLFEDTEVTKKKKKKKKRCNSKGSDNNDVSTNECNDNHINDNVDNECNERINNESIDVNKDLRKKRKKSKKKEIETIIEVPSDIEYELKCKKTRKSSTVAGEEPEVVTEVQIESSSKKNKKKKIDKEINI; this is encoded by the exons ATGGATTTCGCAAGAAAACAACTCGAAAAATATGGTTGGAGTGATG GAAAAGGCCTTGgtaaaaatgaaaatggtataTCCGAAGCGTTGAAACCGAAGTTAAAGCGGAGTGTGACGGGTATTGGCTATGATGCAGCGGCAGATTTCACGGAACATTGGTGGAGCGCGTTGTATGACAAGGCAGCCAGCAATGTTCAA GTGGAAGAAAGAAACGGCAAAACGAAAAGGATGAAACGAGTAGATGACAAAGAATTTGAAATCACAAATAGCATGTGGCgtttaaaacgaaaaaataacaatgatagCACAGAGGAATATTCAGAGTCCTTTGTGAGAACAGCTGTGTTGGGCAGCGGGGGCTCCAAGACTACGAAAGTCAAGGATTCAGATTCTGAAGAGGAAACCGATAAGAAAGATGCTTTGAAATTAACTGATGAAGAGCTGTATGCGGCTTGTGAAGGCAGAACGGCTCATAA ggGTGCGCGACACGGTCTCAGGGCGTTAGGTAAGTTAGCGAGAATAGAGCAGCAGGAAAAACAGTTATTACAACAAGAGAAATATAATCACTTCAGagcaaaaaataaaagcaaCGATGTGGATCAAGTCGTCGAAGACACAAGTTTATTTGAAGATACTGAAGTTActaagaagaaaaagaaaaaaaagaaacgatgCAACAGCAAGGGGAGTGATAATAATGATGTTAGTACTAATGAATGTAATGATAATCATATTAATGATAATGTAGATAATGAGTGTaatgaaagaataaataatgaaagtattgatgtaaataaagatttaagaaagaaaagaaagaaatctaaaaagaaagaaattgaAACTATTATTGAAGTTCCAAGTGATATCGAATATGAATTAAAATGCAAGAAGACAAGAAAGAGTAGTACTGTAGCTGGAGAAGAGCCTGAAGTTGTTACAGAAGTACAAATTGAAAGTTCAAGTAAAAAGAACAAAAAGAAGAAGATAGataaggaaataaatatttaa
- the LOC123667898 gene encoding putative gamma-glutamylcyclotransferase CG2811 isoform X1, giving the protein MNNPFGLLFRIKINIEIIRNMSHKVFVYGTLKRNEPNHHWLTNPDHGVGMFVSEGKTKTKYPLIIATKYNIPFLLYSPGDGHHVKGEVYEIDDTMLSKLDILEDHPNYYIRVIDDIIVNNAGKEEIEKCWVYFLKNFRPELLAKEQFENYTSEGSHGLKYLESNNESTIDDLDDDGDVQQK; this is encoded by the exons atgaataatcCTTTTGGATTAttatttcgtataaaaataaatattgaaattatcaGAAAT ATGTCTCACAAAGTGTTCGTGTATGGTACATTAAAACGCAATGAGCCCAATCACCACTGGCTCACAAATCCGGATCATGGTGTGGGAATGTTTGTCAGTGAGggaaaaactaaaactaaatacCCTTTGATAATAgcaactaaatataatattcccTTCCTGCTGTACAGTCCAGGGGATGGTCATCATGTTAAAG GTGAAGTGTATGAAATTGACGACACAATGCTAAGCAAACTAGATATATTGGAAGATCACCCCAACTACTACATACGAGTAATCGATGACATTATTGTGAACAATGC TGGAAAAGAAGAAATAGAAAAATGCTGGGTGTACTTCCTAAAGAACTTCAGACCGGAGTTGTTGGCCAAGGAACAATTTGAGAACTACACATCCGAAGGATCCCACGGATTGAAATACTTGGAAAG TAATAATGAATCGACGATAGATGATCTCGACGACGATGGCGACGTTCAACAGAAATga
- the LOC123667898 gene encoding putative gamma-glutamylcyclotransferase CG2811 isoform X2, with the protein MNNPFGLLFRIKINIEIIRNMSHKVFVYGTLKRNEPNHHWLTNPDHGVGMFVSEGKTKTKYPLIIATKYNIPFLLYSPGDGHHVKGEVYEIDDTMLSKLDILEDHPNYYIRVIDDIIVNNAGKEEIEKCWVYFLKNFRPELLAKEQFENYTSEGSHGLKYLERSKRDPNDNYYPEVKR; encoded by the exons atgaataatcCTTTTGGATTAttatttcgtataaaaataaatattgaaattatcaGAAAT ATGTCTCACAAAGTGTTCGTGTATGGTACATTAAAACGCAATGAGCCCAATCACCACTGGCTCACAAATCCGGATCATGGTGTGGGAATGTTTGTCAGTGAGggaaaaactaaaactaaatacCCTTTGATAATAgcaactaaatataatattcccTTCCTGCTGTACAGTCCAGGGGATGGTCATCATGTTAAAG GTGAAGTGTATGAAATTGACGACACAATGCTAAGCAAACTAGATATATTGGAAGATCACCCCAACTACTACATACGAGTAATCGATGACATTATTGTGAACAATGC TGGAAAAGAAGAAATAGAAAAATGCTGGGTGTACTTCCTAAAGAACTTCAGACCGGAGTTGTTGGCCAAGGAACAATTTGAGAACTACACATCCGAAGGATCCCACGGATTGAAATACTTGGAAAGGTCCAAAAGAGATCCAAATGATAACTACTATCCAGAAGTTAAACGATGA